From one Coriobacteriia bacterium genomic stretch:
- the hisD gene encoding histidinol dehydrogenase, producing MRRIELARGERVDERRLGRSGGIDAEVLNVASRIVEDVRARGDAALREYTATFDKAELTGLRVPDEEIEAALAFVGDEFVGAIGAAAVAIEDFHRRQVPQSWFTTDGGVFLGQKVTPIERVGIYVPGGRACYPSSVLMNALPAVVAGVDEIVMVVPPDADGSVNPFTLAAAVEAGVDEIYRVGGAQAVAALAFGTESIRRVDKIVGPGNAYVTAAKKLVLGEVGIDMLAGPSEVLVLADESAVPAFVAIDLMAQAEHDPRAASYLVTTDPSLPDEVEAALAELLEQAPRGDVIRRSLVDNGLVVVCPDLETAVETADVIAPEHLELQVVEPLELLGSIRNAGAIFLGPWTPESVGDYVAGPNHVLPTGGTARFSSPLSVDDFVKRSSVISYSLEALEIDGPVVLTIAEAEGLDAHAAAVALRLQATLDVEER from the coding sequence ATGCGACGGATCGAGCTTGCCCGCGGGGAACGCGTCGACGAGCGCCGGCTCGGGCGCAGCGGGGGGATCGACGCCGAGGTGCTCAACGTGGCCTCGCGGATAGTCGAGGACGTTCGCGCCCGTGGCGACGCGGCGTTGCGCGAGTACACCGCCACGTTCGACAAGGCGGAGTTGACCGGGCTGAGGGTGCCCGACGAGGAGATCGAGGCCGCGCTGGCCTTCGTCGGAGACGAGTTCGTGGGGGCCATCGGGGCGGCGGCGGTCGCGATCGAGGACTTCCACCGGCGGCAGGTGCCGCAGTCGTGGTTCACGACCGACGGCGGCGTCTTCCTCGGCCAGAAGGTCACCCCGATCGAGCGGGTGGGCATCTACGTCCCCGGCGGGCGCGCCTGCTACCCGAGCTCGGTGCTGATGAACGCCCTCCCCGCCGTGGTGGCGGGCGTGGACGAGATCGTGATGGTCGTCCCGCCGGACGCGGACGGGTCGGTGAACCCCTTCACGCTGGCGGCGGCGGTGGAGGCCGGCGTGGACGAGATATACCGCGTCGGCGGCGCCCAGGCGGTGGCGGCCCTCGCGTTCGGCACCGAGAGCATCCGGCGAGTGGACAAGATCGTCGGTCCCGGCAACGCGTACGTGACCGCGGCCAAGAAGCTGGTCCTCGGCGAGGTGGGGATCGACATGCTCGCGGGCCCCTCGGAGGTGCTCGTGCTCGCCGACGAGTCCGCCGTGCCCGCGTTCGTGGCGATCGACCTGATGGCACAGGCCGAGCACGACCCGCGCGCCGCGAGCTACCTCGTCACCACCGACCCCTCGCTGCCCGACGAGGTCGAGGCGGCGCTGGCGGAGCTGCTCGAGCAGGCGCCGCGGGGCGACGTCATCCGGCGCTCGCTGGTCGACAACGGGCTCGTCGTGGTCTGCCCGGATCTGGAGACCGCCGTCGAGACCGCCGACGTCATCGCCCCCGAGCACCTCGAGCTGCAGGTCGTGGAGCCCCTGGAGCTGCTCGGCTCGATCCGCAACGCGGGTGCGATCTTCCTCGGCCCTTGGACGCCCGAGAGCGTCGGGGACTACGTGGCAGGGCCCAACCACGTCCTGCCCACCGGCGGCACGGCCCGCTTCTCCAGCCCGCTGTCGGTCGACGACTTCGTCAAGAGGTCATCCGTGATCTCGTACTCGCTGGAGGCCCTGGAGATCGACGGACCCGTCGTGCTCACGATCGCCGAGGCCGAAG